In Sphingopyxis sp. DBS4, one genomic interval encodes:
- a CDS encoding bifunctional enoyl-CoA hydratase/phosphate acetyltransferase produces MTDETFIENRTFDEIRIGDTASVSRTLSEKDIQLFALVSGDVNPAHLDADFAQTDFFQRIIAHGMWGGGLISAVLGTELPGPGTIYLGQSLRFTRPVDIGDVITASVTVTEKKPEGCILILDCRCVNQNGETVIAGQAEVRAPSEKVRRPRLTLPDVRVATHDGYRRLIEQTQDGEPIATAVAHPCSAAALAAAVDAAETRLIVPILVGPEKRIRAAAEEAGKDISGYRLVPADHSHDAAAKAVALVRSGEAKLLMKGSLHTDELMGAVISAATGLRTERRISHAYVMDVPGHPTPLIITDAAINIAPSLKEKADIIRNAIDLAHVIGIAAPKVAILSAVETVNPDLPSTLDAAALCKMADRGQISGGILDGPLAFDNAISEAAAREKGIVSPVAGKAEILVVPNLEAGNMLAKQLTFLGGADAAGVVLGARVPIILTSRADSERTRLASCAIAALLARAAPKAAPGLPQASV; encoded by the coding sequence ATGACCGACGAGACGTTTATCGAGAACCGGACGTTCGACGAGATCCGGATCGGCGACACGGCAAGCGTGTCCCGCACCCTGTCGGAGAAGGACATCCAACTATTCGCGCTCGTCTCCGGTGATGTGAACCCTGCGCATCTCGATGCCGACTTTGCGCAGACGGATTTCTTTCAGCGGATCATCGCCCATGGCATGTGGGGCGGGGGGCTCATCTCGGCGGTGCTCGGGACCGAGCTGCCCGGACCGGGAACGATCTATCTCGGGCAATCGCTGCGCTTCACGCGCCCGGTGGACATAGGCGACGTCATCACGGCATCCGTCACGGTGACGGAAAAGAAGCCCGAGGGCTGCATCCTCATCCTCGACTGCCGCTGTGTGAACCAGAACGGCGAGACCGTTATCGCCGGGCAGGCCGAGGTCCGCGCGCCAAGCGAAAAAGTGCGCCGCCCGCGCCTGACGCTCCCCGACGTTCGTGTCGCCACGCATGATGGATACCGGCGTTTGATCGAGCAGACGCAGGATGGAGAACCCATCGCCACCGCAGTCGCGCACCCGTGCAGCGCGGCGGCGCTCGCGGCGGCGGTGGATGCCGCGGAAACACGGCTGATCGTACCGATTCTCGTCGGCCCGGAAAAACGGATCCGCGCCGCTGCCGAGGAAGCGGGGAAGGACATTTCCGGCTACCGCCTTGTGCCTGCCGATCACAGCCACGATGCGGCCGCGAAGGCCGTGGCGCTCGTGCGCAGCGGCGAGGCGAAACTGCTGATGAAAGGCTCGCTGCATACCGACGAGCTTATGGGCGCAGTCATATCGGCCGCAACTGGCCTCAGGACCGAGCGGCGCATCAGCCATGCCTATGTGATGGATGTGCCGGGACATCCGACGCCGCTCATCATCACCGATGCGGCGATCAACATAGCGCCGTCTCTCAAGGAAAAAGCCGACATCATTCGCAACGCGATCGACCTCGCCCATGTCATAGGCATCGCGGCGCCCAAGGTCGCCATTCTTTCCGCTGTCGAAACGGTGAACCCCGACCTGCCCTCGACGCTCGATGCGGCAGCCCTGTGCAAGATGGCCGACCGGGGCCAGATCAGCGGCGGCATTCTCGACGGCCCCCTCGCCTTCGACAATGCGATCAGCGAGGCGGCGGCGCGGGAAAAGGGCATCGTCTCGCCAGTCGCCGGAAAGGCGGAAATCCTGGTCGTTCCCAACCTGGAGGCTGGCAATATGCTCGCCAAGCAGCTTACCTTTCTGGGCGGCGCCGACGCCGCAGGCGTGGTCCTTGGCGCGCGGGTGCCCATCATCCTCACCAGCCGCGCGGACAGCGAGCGGACACGCCTAGCATCCTGCGCCATTGCGGCGCTGCTTGCGCGCGCCGCCCCGAAAGCCGCGCCCGGGCTCCCGCAGGCTTCCGTATGA
- a CDS encoding alpha/beta hydrolase, with translation MMNNIEHVATDPLDGISQTLDRAAAAGIAHLTHGLSPVTMMLAATDWMLHLASAPGKQLQLGAKALRKCWRLSDYIGRSLSNPDATPAIEPLPQDRRFIDPAWKEPPFNLIVQAFLLNQQWWHAATTGIGGVSRHHEEIVEFAARQILDVFAPANFLATNPVLQRKIVETGGRCVVDGFHNLMEDMQRLARGEPPVGAEAFPVGEKVATARGKVVYRNALIELIQYEPTTETVRPEPVLIVPAWIMKYYILDLSPENSLVRWLTDQGFTVFMISWHNPGKQDRGLDLEDYRQLGPMAALDVIDTIVGGQKVHAAGYCLGGTLLSIAAAAMARDGDERLASVTLLAAQTEFSEPGELGLFIDEAQLNVLDNMMWGRGYLDGAQMGGAFQILRSNDLVWSRVLGTYLMGEREPMSDLMAWNTDATRMPYRMHSEYLNRLFLNDDLAEGKYKVDDRTITLSAIDTPMFVVGTERDHVAPWRSVHKIHLLTSAEITFVLTSGGHNAGIVSEPGHKGRSYRVMTREACGPSYDPEAWLERAEGKAGSWWTEWGAWLTARSGALSAPPAMGAPDKGFTPLGDAPGRYVLEK, from the coding sequence ATGATGAATAACATAGAGCATGTTGCCACCGACCCTCTCGACGGTATCAGCCAGACCCTCGATCGCGCGGCGGCTGCTGGCATCGCGCACCTGACGCACGGGCTGTCGCCGGTGACGATGATGCTCGCGGCAACGGACTGGATGCTGCACCTCGCCAGCGCGCCCGGCAAGCAATTGCAATTGGGCGCCAAGGCCTTGAGAAAATGCTGGCGTTTGTCCGATTATATCGGACGAAGCCTCAGCAATCCCGATGCCACCCCCGCGATCGAGCCTCTGCCGCAGGATCGCCGGTTCATCGATCCGGCATGGAAGGAGCCGCCCTTCAACCTGATCGTCCAGGCTTTCTTGCTGAACCAGCAATGGTGGCACGCCGCGACCACCGGGATCGGCGGGGTAAGCAGGCACCATGAGGAGATCGTCGAGTTCGCGGCCCGCCAAATCCTCGATGTCTTTGCGCCGGCCAATTTCCTTGCGACCAATCCGGTCCTGCAACGCAAGATCGTCGAAACCGGCGGGCGGTGCGTCGTCGATGGCTTCCATAACCTCATGGAGGACATGCAGCGCCTGGCGCGCGGCGAGCCGCCCGTGGGCGCGGAGGCCTTTCCCGTCGGCGAGAAGGTGGCGACGGCCAGGGGGAAGGTTGTCTATCGCAACGCGCTCATCGAACTCATCCAGTATGAGCCCACGACGGAGACCGTGCGCCCCGAACCGGTCCTGATCGTCCCTGCCTGGATCATGAAATATTATATCCTCGACCTCTCGCCGGAAAATTCACTCGTACGCTGGCTGACGGATCAGGGCTTCACCGTGTTCATGATCTCCTGGCACAACCCCGGCAAACAGGACCGCGGCCTCGATCTTGAGGACTATCGCCAGCTGGGTCCGATGGCCGCGCTGGACGTCATCGACACGATCGTGGGCGGTCAGAAGGTGCATGCCGCCGGTTACTGCCTTGGCGGCACGCTGTTGTCGATCGCCGCGGCGGCGATGGCGCGAGACGGTGACGAGCGGCTCGCCAGCGTCACCCTGCTGGCGGCCCAAACCGAGTTCAGCGAGCCGGGTGAGCTTGGTCTGTTTATCGACGAAGCCCAGCTCAACGTGCTCGACAACATGATGTGGGGCCGCGGCTATCTCGACGGCGCGCAGATGGGCGGTGCATTCCAGATTCTGCGGTCGAACGATCTCGTCTGGTCGCGCGTGCTCGGCACCTATCTCATGGGCGAACGCGAGCCGATGAGCGATCTCATGGCCTGGAACACGGACGCAACGCGCATGCCCTATCGCATGCACAGCGAATATCTGAACCGCCTGTTCCTGAACGACGATCTGGCCGAAGGAAAATACAAGGTCGATGACCGCACGATCACGCTGTCGGCGATCGATACGCCGATGTTCGTGGTCGGCACCGAGCGCGACCATGTCGCCCCGTGGCGTTCGGTCCACAAGATCCACCTGCTGACCAGTGCGGAGATCACCTTCGTGCTCACCAGCGGCGGGCATAATGCGGGGATCGTTTCCGAACCGGGTCACAAGGGCCGCTCCTATCGGGTAATGACGCGCGAGGCGTGCGGACCATCCTATGACCCCGAGGCCTGGCTGGAACGGGCGGAAGGCAAGGCGGGGTCCTGGTGGACCGAGTGGGGCGCATGGCTCACGGCGCGCTCGGGAGCGCTGAGCGCGCCTCCGGCCATGGGCGCGCCCGACAAGGGCTTCACGCCCCTTGGCGACGCGCCCGGCCGATATGTCCTGGAGAAATAA